The Tumebacillus sp. BK434 genome segment ACCGCTTCAGCTCGTGCAGGAGCAGCCCAACTTCCATTTTGCCGTGGAACAGGCGGCCGGGTGGAGCGAGGAGCAGTTGCAACAGCGCCTGAGCGTGGAAGCCGACCGACCGTTCGATCTGGCGCAAGGTCCGCTGTGGCGCGTCCTAGTCTTCTCGCGGTCGGCAGAAGAGCACGTGCTGCTCTTGTCGATGCACCACATCATCACCGACTTCTGGTCGCTCGGCCTGTTCACCGCCGAACTGCGCGACCTCTACCACGCGGCGGCAACGGGCACTCAAGCGGCGATTCGCACCGCCGGGCAGAGCTACGGCGCGTACGTCTGCCAGCAGACGGAGATGCTGAACGGGGCCAAAGGCGAACAGCTCTACCGCTACTGGCAGCAGCAGCTGTCCGGCCAACTGCCCGTGCTCAACCTGCCGACCGACCGTCCTCGCCCGCCGGTGCAGACGTTCCGCGGCGCGTCGCATGAGTTCCGTCTGGGAGCCAGATTGACGGAAGAGGTCAAAGAATTTGCCAAAGCGCAGAACACAACGCTGTATACCGCTCTGCTCGCCGCGTACCACGTGCTGCTGCACCGCTACACCGGCCAGGACGACATCCTCGTCGGCTCGCCGGCAGCGGGCCGCACTTCGGCGAAAGATGCGGGCACGCTCGGCTATTTCGTCAACCCGATCGTCCTGCGCGGACGGTTCCAAGGCGCGGAAACGTTCGCTGCGTTTACCGAAGCGATGCGCCGCACGGTGCTGGGCGCGCTCGATCATCAGGAGTATCCGTTCTCCCTGCTCGTCGAGAAGCTCCATCCGCAGCGCGACCCCAGCGTCTCGCCGCTGTTCCAGGCGTTTTTCGTCCTGCAGAAATCGCACCTGCTCGACCGCGACGGCCTGACCGCCTTTGCGCTGAACGAAGCGGGTGCGCAGCTCGGCGGCGACCTGCCGCTGGAGTCGATGCGCCTCGCCCAGACGCACGTCCAATATGATCTGATTCTCACCTTGGCCGAAGTGGAAGGTGAACTTTCCGCGTCCTTCGACTACAACGCCGACATGTTCGACCCGTCGACCGTCGCGCGCATGAGCGGCCACTTCACGACGCTCCTGCACGGACTGATCTCCGCGCCGCACCGGCCGCTCGCCCACGCCCCGCTGTTGACAGCAGCGGAAGAACGGCATCTGCTGGGCGACTGGCATGCGAGGCGGGCCGATTATGGGGAGCCGGTCTGCGCCCATGAGCTGTTCGAGCGGACAGCGGAAGAGCTGCCGCACAAGACGGCGCTCGAACTGGGCGATATCAAGCTGACCTACGCCGAACTGAACGAGCGCGCCAACCGGCTCGCCCATCATTTGCGAAAAGCGGGTGTGACGCAGGAATCGCTCGTCGCCGTCTCAATGGAGCGGTCGGTGGAGATGGTTGTCGCCATGTTCGGCATTCTCAAGGCGGGCGGTGCCTACCTGCCGCTCGATCCGGCCTATCCGGGCGAGCGCCTGTCCTTCATGCTCGAAGACTCCGGCGCGAAGATCCTGCTCACCCAAGCGCATCTCGCGGAGCAATTGCCGAAGCATTCCGTCCGGCAGATCCTGCTCGACGCCGACTGGGCGCAGATCGCCGTGGAGAGTGCTGCCAACCCGGCTCCGGCGGCCGGGCCGCACAGCCTCGCCTACGTCATCTACACGTCCGGCTCAACCGGAAAGCCCAAAGGCGTGCTGCTCGAACATGCCGGCCTGTTTAACCTTGTGCACGTCCTGCATGACGCCTTCCAGATCGATGGCAGCACCCGCGTCCTGCAGTTCGCGTCGTTCTCGTTTGACGCCTCGGTCGCCGAAGTGTTCACCGTGCTCAGCGCAGGCGGCACGCTCGTCCTCGCCGACAAAAACGACCTGCTGCCCGGCCCGGCGCTGCTCAAGCTGCTGAACGACAAACAGGTGCACAACGTCACCTTGCCGCCGTCGGTGTTGGCGATGCTGTCCGGCGATGATCTGCCGCACCTGCGCACGGTGATCTCCGCCGGGGAAGCCTGCACGAAAGAGATCGTCGAACGCTGGTCGACCAGCGGCCGCCGCTTCGTCAACGGCTACGGTCCGACGGAAAACACAGTCTGCACCACGCATGCCCTGCTGAGCACAGGCTCTGCCGTCCATATCGGCCGGCCGAACCCCAATGTCGAAGTCTACATCCTCGACAGCCATGGCCAGCCTGTGCCGCTCGGCGTGCCGGGCGAACTGTACATCGGCGGCGCGATGCTGGCCCGCGGCTACTTGAACCGCCCGGAACTGACCGCAGAAAAATTCGTCCCGCATCTCTTCCCAAGCGACGGAGGCGCGAAGCTCTACCGCTCCGGCGACCTCGTGCGCTGGCGGCCGGACGGCACGATCGAATACCTCGGCCGCCTCGACCATCAGGTGAAAGTGCGCGGCTTCCGCATCGAGCTCGACGAGATCGAAGCGCAGTTGATCCGTCAGGACGGTGTGGAGAGCAGCGTTGTGATCGCCCGCGAAGACCAGCCGGGGCAAAAGCGCCTCGTCGCCTATGTCACGACCCAAGAACAGGCGGCGCTCACCGTGCCCGACCTGCGCCAGGCGCTGAAAGCGTCCCTGCCCGACTACATGGTGCCGTCAGCGTTCGTCCTGCTCACGGCATTTCCGCTCACGCCAAACGGCAAGATCGACCGTAAAGCTCTGCCTGCGCCGGACGGCGAACGAGCGGTGGAAAGCGCCTATGTCGCGCCGGGCTCCGAGCTGGAGCAGCAGGTGACGGCGATCTGGCAGGCAGTGCTCGGCCTTGACAAGATCGGCGTGCACGACAACTTTTTTGACCTCGGCGGGCATTCGCTGCTGATGGTCAAAGTCCATGAGCGACTGCAGCAGGAGATGAAGCGCGAGTTCTCCGTCGTCGAGATGTTCAAATACCCGACCGTCTCGGCGCTGGTCAAATTTATGCAGCAAGATGCTGCCGCCAAGCCATCAATACAGGAAATCCGTGATCAAGCCAGCAAGCAGCGGGAAGCGCTGAACAAGCGCAAACAGCTGCTCAAAGATCGGAGGAAGTAAGAGCGATGAGTGAGATGTTGGATTTGCAAGGAATTGCCATTATCGGGATGTCCGGCCGCTTTCCGGGCGCGAAAAATACACGTGAATTCTGGGAGAACTTGAAAAATGGGGTGGAGTCGATCCGCCCCTTCTCCGATGAAGAAGTGGAAGCGGGCAGCATCGACCGCGAAGATCCCAACTACGTGCAGGCCGGCGCGCCGCTTGAAGGCGCGGAGGAGTTTGACGCGGCGTTTTTTGACATGATCAAGCGGGAGGCGGAGACGACCGATCCGCAGCACCGCCTGTTCCTCGAGTGCGCGTACGAAGCGCTGGAAGACAGCGGCTACGAAGGTCGCTCCTACGATGGGCGCATCGCGGTGTTTGGCGGCGTAGGCCGCAACACCTATATGCAGAACCTGCTCTCCAACCCGGACATCGTCGGGGCGGTCGGCTCTTACCAGGCGGGCATCGGCAACGACCACGACTTTTTGGCGACCCGCATCTCGTACAAGCTGAACCTGCAAGGTCCGGCGGTGACGGTGCAGACCGCCTGTTCGACGTCGCTTGTGGCGGTGCACATGGCCTGCCAAAGCCTGCTTACCTACGAGTCGGACATGGCGCTGGCCGGCGGTGTGGCGGTGAAGTTCCCGCAAAAGGCGGGCTATCTGTGGCAGGAAGGGGGCATCTTCTCCCCGGACGGCCATTGCCGAGCGTTTGATGAAAACTCGGCCGGCATGGTCGTTGGCAACGGCGGCGGCGTGGTGCTGCTCAAGCGTCTCGAAGATGCGATCGAAGACGGTGACGAGATCTACGCGGTGATCCGCGCTTCGGCGATCAACAACGACGGCTCGAACAAAGTCGGTTACACCGCGCCGAGCGTCGACCGCCAGGAAGCGGTCATCTCCCAGGCCATCGCCATCGCCGACATCGATCCGGCGACGATCACCTACGTCGAAGCGCACGGCACGGGCACGGCGCTGGGCGACCCGATCGAAGTCTCCGCGCTGACGCAGGCCTTCCGCATGAGCACCGAGGAAAAAGGCTACTGCGCGCTCGGTTCGGTCAAAACGAACGTCGGGCATCTCGACGCGGCGGCTGGCGTGACTGGCCTGATCAAAACGGTGCTGTCCCTGCAGCATAAGCAGTTGCCGCCGAGTCTGCATTTTGAGAATCCGAACCCGAAGATCGACTTTGCCAACTCCCCGTTCTACGTCAACGCCAAACTGCGCGACTGGAACGTGCCGGGCGACACCCCGCGCCGTGCGGGCGTCTCATCGTTTGGCATCGGCGGCACCAACGCGCACGTGATCTTGGAAGAAGCTCCGGCGTTGGCAGCGTCCGACAAAGCGACCGAGCGCAACCTGCTCGTCCTGTCGGCGAAAACGGTCACGGCGCTGGAGGCGATGACCGAGAATCTGGCCGCGCATCTGGAAGCGAACGCGGAGCTGAACCTGTCGGACGTGGCGTACACGCTGCAGACCGGCCGCGCAGCGTATAACCACCGCCGCATCGTGGTGGCAACTCATTCGGCAGACGCCGTACAAGCGCTGCGGGCGCTCGATCCGAAACAGGTGCAGAGCCACAGCTTGCCAACTTCTCACACCCCTTCGGTGGCGTTCCTGTTCTCCGGCCAAGGCTCGCAGTATGCGAACATGGGGCGCGGTCTGTATGAGACGGAGGCGGTGTTCAAAGCGGAGATCGACCGCGGAGCGCAGATCTTGAAACCGCACCTCGGCCTCGACCTGCGCGACCTGTTCTTCCCGGTCGCAGGCATGGAAGAAGAAGCCCAAGCACTGCTGAACCAGACGCAGTACACGCAGCCGTCCCTGTTTGTGTTCGAATACGCGCTGGCCCAGCTGTGGCTGTCGCGCGGCGTGCAGCCGGAAGCGATGATCGGGCATTCGATCGGCGAATATGTGGCGGCCGTTCTCGCCGGCGTGATGAGCGTGGACGAAGCTTTGCCGCTCGTCGCCGCGCGCGGACGCCTGATGCAGGCGATGGAGCCGGGCTCGATGCTGGCGATTCCGCTGCCGGAAGCGGAAGTGGCGGAACTGCTGCCGTCCGAGCTGTCGATCGCCGGTGTCAACGGCCCGAAAGCGACGGTGGTGGCCGGCCCGACGGCGGCGATTGAAAAGCTGGAAGGCGAACTGCAGCAGCAAGAGCTGCACTTCAAACGACTCGACACGTCGCACGCCTTCCACTCGGCGATGATGGAGCCGATGCTTAAGCAGTATGCGGCAGAAGTGGCAAAAGTTGAACTGCACGCGCCTGTGCTGCCCTACCTCTCCAACGTGTCCGGGACGTGGATCACGGCGGAAGAGGCGACCGATCCGGGCTACTACGTGCGCCACCTGCGCCAAGCGGTGCGCTTTGGCGACAACGTGGCCGAGCTGGTCAAGCAGCCGGGCCGCATTTTGCTGGAAGTGGGGCCGGGACGCTCCCTGGGCACGGTGGTCAAGCAGTCGCTGCAAGGCACAGAGGCGGAAGCGGCCGTGCTGTCAACGACGCGCCATCGCGACGAAGCGCAGACGGATGAAGCGTTCTTCCTGACCGCGCTCGGGCAGCTGTGGCTGCACGGGGTGGAAGCCGATCTGTCGTCGTTGCATGAAGGGGCATCCCGCCGCCGTCTGCATCTGCCGACCTATCCGTTTGAGAAGCAGCGCTATTTTGTAGAATTCAACAAAAACGCCTTCCACGCCCCGCGTCCGGCCGGGCGTCTGCACAACGTCGCTGACTGGTTCCACATCCCGGCGTGGCAGCAGACGGCGCCGTTGCAAGCGAAGCAAGGGGAAGCGGCTCATTTCCTGCTCCTGCAGGATGAGACGGGTGTCGGCGCAGCGCTTGCGGATCGCCTGAAGCAGCAGGGGCATGACGTGACGCTTGTCCGCTGCGGACAAGAATTCGCCAAAGGGGACGACGGGGTCTACACGCTGAACCCGGCGGTGCGCGGCGAGTACAGCCAGCTCTGGAAAGAGCTGGCCGAGTCGGAGCAAGTCCCGACGCGCCTCGTACATCTCTGGTCGCTGACCGACGGGGAACAAAGCGAAGCGGATGCCAAGGAGCGCGGTTTCTATGCCCTGATCCACTTCGTGCAGGCACTCGGCGAGCAGAATCGCACCGAGTCGTTCCAAGTGACGGTGATCACCAACTCCCTGCAGCAAGTGACCAGCGAGCCGATCCTCGCGCCGGAGCGCGCAACGGTGCTTGGCGCCGTCAAAGTCATCCCGCAAGAATTCGCCAACATCACAGCCCGCGCGATCGACATCGAACTGGCCAAGGCGGGCAAGCTGACCGACCGCCTGGCTGCCGAGCTCGCTCAGGCTCCGTCCGGCGATACGCTCGTCGCTTACCGTGGCGCGCACCGCTTCGTGCAAGGATTTGACGATGTGCAGCTCGCAGAAGTGGAAGCAGCGGAGGTCACCCTCCGTCAAAACGGAGTCTACCTGATCACGGGCGCAACTGGCGAGATCGGTCTGCACGTCGCAGAACACCTCGCCCAAGAATATGCGGCAAAACTCGTTCTGCTTGGCAGCCAAGACTTCCCGGCCAGCGAGAACTGGCAAGACTACATCGCGGCACAGGCAGACGCGGACAGCTCCGATCTGACCGGACAAGCGATCGCTCGCCTGCTCGAACTGGGCAAATCGGCCGAACTGATCTACCAAAGCGTCGATCTCACCGACGCTGCTGCCCTTGGCGCGGTGCTTGCCGAAGCACGCGAGCGCTTTGGCGTCGTGCACGGTGTGTTCCACACCGCAGAGCTGATGGGCTCCGGCCTGATCCAGCTGAAGACGCAGGAAGCGATGGAGACGGTGTTCGCGCCGAAAGTCACAGGGACGCTGGCGCTCGCCGCAGCGACCCGCGGGATGGAGCTCGACTTCTTCGCCTTGTTCTCGCGCATGCTGTCGGTCACCGGCGGCTTCGGCCAGGTCGACAACACGGCGGCCAACGCGTTCCTCGGCACGTTCGCCCGCGCGCACAGCACGGCGACCGGCACGCACACGCTGGCGATCGACTGGGGGATGTGGCAGTTTGACAATCTGCTCCAAGGCCAGCCGATCCTGCCGGAGATGGTCGCGCAACTGCAGCAGATGCAAAAGCAGTTCGGCATCTCCGCCGCAGACGGCATGGACGCCTTCACCCGCATTTTGGCCAGCGGCCTGAACCAGGTCATCGTCTCCACCCAACACCTGCAGACGGTGATCGACGACACGAACGGCATGAACGCCGCCACCTACTTCGACAGCTTGAAGGGCAGCCGCACCATCGACGCTAACCGCCCGTACGTCGCGCCGCGCAACGATGTGGAAGAACAGGTCGCCGTGATCTGGCAGGATCTGTTTGGCGTCGATCTCGTCTCGATCCACGACAACTTCTTCGACCTCGGCGGCAACTCGCTGCTCGGCGTGCAACTGGTGACGCGCATCCGCAACACGTTTGAGATCGACCTGCCGATGAGCGCTCTGTTCGAGTCGGCCAACGTCGCCGAGCTGTCGCAATACATCGCCGACCATCAGCTCAAGCCGGAAGAGCTCGACGAGCTCGAAGCCCTGCTCGCCGAGATCGAAGGTCTGTCGGAAGATGACATCGAAGCAGAACTTTTCGCCGGGGAGGGCATGGAATAGATGAGCTCGCTGAACGACCGCTTGAAAAATCTGACGCCTGAGCAGCGCGCCGTCCTCGAGAAGCGCATGAAAGCAAAAGGCATGAACACCGCCGTTGTCACCGCGTCCAAAGAACCGTCCGCACTGCCGGAAAGCGTGCTGGCGGCGATGGGCGGCGGCCAGGCGGCCGCTGCGAAAAAACAGCGCCCGCGCCGCACCGACAAAGGGATGGACTTCTCGATCTTCTTCTTCTCCGGCGACGGGTCGACCGAAGACACGGACAAATACCGCATGTTGATCGACTCGGTCCAATACGCCGATCAGCACGGCTTCTCCGCCGTCTGGACGCCGGAGCGCCATTTTGAGGATTTTGGCGGGTTGTACCCCAACCCGTCCGTCCTCTCGGCGGCGCTGGCGATGATCACCCAAAACATCCAGATCCGCGCCGGTTCGGTCGCTCTTCCGCTGCACCACCCGATCCGCTTTGTCGAAGAGTGGGCGGTGGTCGATAACCTGTCGGGCGGACGCACCGCCGTCTCCTTCGCTTCGGGCTGGCACCCGTCCGACTTTTTGATCGCGCCGGTGCCGACGCGCGACTACTACAACCAGCGCAAAGAGATCATGATCGACAACATCAAGACGATCAAAAAGCTCTGGGCCGGCGAAACGGTGATGATGACCGGCATCGACGGGCAGGAGCAGGCGGTAAAAGTGCTGCCGCGCCCCTTGCAGGACGAGCTGGAGATCTGGGTCGCCACCAACGGCTCGCCCGACACCTACATCAAAGCGGCCGAGACCGGCTCGCATATTCTGACCGGGCTGACCAACCAGACGCTCGACGAGTTCGAAGCGAAGATCAAGCTCTACCGCGAGACGTTGGCCCAGCACGGCTACGATCCGGAAGCGGGCAAGGTCACCGTCATGGTGCACACCTGTGTCGGCGAAACGAACGAAGAGATCAAAAACAAAGTGCGCGATCCGCTGAAAGACTATCTGAAAACGTTCATCAAGCAGCAGAAAAACGTGATGGGCAACTACGACGATTTTTCTGAAGCGGATCAGGATGCGATCGTGTCCTACGCGTTCGACAAATATTTTGCGGAAAGCTCCCTGTTCGGCACCGTGGACAAATGCTCCGGACTGATCGAAGATCTGATCGACATCGGCGTAAATGAAGTGGCTTGCCTGGTCGACTTTGGGATCTCGGTCGACGATGTGATGAGCTCGATGAACTATCTGGGCAAGTTGAAAGCTAAATACACGCTGTAGGGCTTGGAGGAGGTCACACCTTATGAAAAACAGTCTGTCCGACCGCTTGGCGGCGCTCACCCCGGAGCAGCGCGCCATCTTCGAAAAACGCGCCAAGGCGAAAAACCTCGCCGCCGAAAAACTGATGCTGAAAAAAGACCGGATCCCCAACCGCGGCCACAACAACCCGAGCCCGCTGGCGATCGACCAGGAGCGCCTCTGGTTCTTCCACATGATGAACCCCGACGAGCCGACCTACAACGTGTACGGCGCGATCAACATGAAAGGGACGCTGAACGCGCCCGTCTTTGAAAAAAGCTTCAATGAGATCGTCCGACGCCATGAAGCGTGGCGGACGACGTTCGAGATGATCGACGGCCAGCCGATGCAGCTCGTGCACAAGGAGCTGTTCGTGCCGATGGAACTGCTCGACCTGACACACCTGCCCGGCGACGAGCGAGAAGAAGCGGCGAAGAAGGCGATGTCGGACGTGATCCAGATTCCGTTCGATCTGGAACAGCCGCCCTTGGTGCGCACCAACCTGATCCGCAAGCAGGAAGACGAATGGCTGTTTGTGCTGACGGTGCATCACATCGTCACCGACCGCGTGACGTTCTCGATCTTCTTCCACGAGATGATGGCGCACTACAAAGCGTTCCTGAACGGCCAGCCGTCCTTGCTGCCCGAGCCGCAGATCTCCTATGCCGACTTCTCGGAATGGCAGCGCCAGTACCTGACCGGAGCTGTGAAAGACAACCTGATCAACTTCTGGAAACAGACGCTTGACGGGTCGGACTTCGTCCTGAACATCCCGACCGACTATCCGCGCCCGGCCGTGCAGGATTTCAAAGGCGCGCGTGTGTTTCTCGACATCCCGCTGGACACGGCGAACCGCTTGAAAGAGATCGGGAAAAAAGAAGGCGCGTCCGCCTTCATGACACTGCTCGCCGTCTATTACGCCTTGCTATTCCGCTACACCGGGCAGGAAGACCTGCTGGTCGGCACGCCGTTTGCCAACCGCAACCGCGGCGAGATGGAAGGGGTCATCGGCTACTTCCTGACCTCGGTCGTGCTGCGCACGCAAGTTCAGCCGGATCTGACGTTCAAAGAGCTGCTCCGCCGCGTCAAAGACGTGTCGCTGACGGCGTATGCGAACAACGACATCCCGTTCGGCCTCTTGCTCGATGAGCTGAAGCCGCCGCGCGACGGCTCGCGCAACCCGATCTTCCAAGCGTGCTTCGTCTACGTCGACGTGATGGAAGACAAGTTGGAACTGCCGCAGCTGGAGCTGAAATACGAGCTGACCGACGCGGAGACGGCGAAATACGACCTGACGATCGGCCTGATGGAAGTCGAAGAAGGCATCACCGGCTTCTTCGAGTACGCGCCGGCGATGTTCCGCAAAGAGACGATCGAGCAGATCAACCGCCATTGGCTGAAGCTGATCGAAGCGGTGATCGAGAATCCGGAGCTG includes the following:
- a CDS encoding non-ribosomal peptide synthetase, with the translated sequence MHETQVLSATLVDLLRYRAQEQPSQLAYRFLVEDEAVEYSYALLDQKARALGALLQSMGASGERALLLYPPGPEYVVAFFGCLYAGVVAVPAYPPRQNGNLSRLVAVASDARAAFALTTDEIHNTIERRFADTPGLQTMRLLATDHLDGSLALAWQHPGADASSLAFLQYTSGSTSAPKGVMLTHGNLLHNLGLIHQNFGIADGTKGVLWLPPFHDMGLIGGVLQPLYGGYEMTLMPPVSFIQKPLRWLETISRLGATLGGGPNFAYDLCVQKIAPEVRDTLDLSHWETAFTGAEPIRPETLERFSDCFAPCGFRKEAFYPCYGLAEGTLFVTGGVKQTAPLTLALDGEALEQNKVRPAAAVTEQTRRLVGCGSPERTDQRVHIVHPDTFTVCAEEEVGEIWVGGRSVAQGYWEAPDKTQETFAARLATGEGPFLRTGDLGFLLEGELFVTGRLKDLIIIRGRNHYPQDLEFTVSEAHIAVPAGAGAAFSVEADGEERLVIVSEVERAHRKGNLAEVAAAIRQKIAEQHELQAYGIVLIKPASIPKTSSGKIQRHACRQRFLDGTLDVLHADVLGQGATAGPDAPTKGLQTGFDFGSLDRDGLLALTESERLIALESYLLAKSAQVLNVHPAQIDRSQSLNVLGLDSLMAVELKNEVEETFQTDLSLTTLLDGPSITELATEVLVKIGENAAGAAQQQDATGDTAGTGSTATECAAPSTFPLSYGQRSLWFMQRLAPDSSAYNVSRAVKVPAALNTQALQTALTQLCARHPQLRTRMELQDGEPLQLVQEQPNFHFAVEQAAGWSEEQLQQRLSVEADRPFDLAQGPLWRVLVFSRSAEEHVLLLSMHHIITDFWSLGLFTAELRDLYHAAATGTQAAIRTAGQSYGAYVCQQTEMLNGAKGEQLYRYWQQQLSGQLPVLNLPTDRPRPPVQTFRGASHEFRLGARLTEEVKEFAKAQNTTLYTALLAAYHVLLHRYTGQDDILVGSPAAGRTSAKDAGTLGYFVNPIVLRGRFQGAETFAAFTEAMRRTVLGALDHQEYPFSLLVEKLHPQRDPSVSPLFQAFFVLQKSHLLDRDGLTAFALNEAGAQLGGDLPLESMRLAQTHVQYDLILTLAEVEGELSASFDYNADMFDPSTVARMSGHFTTLLHGLISAPHRPLAHAPLLTAAEERHLLGDWHARRADYGEPVCAHELFERTAEELPHKTALELGDIKLTYAELNERANRLAHHLRKAGVTQESLVAVSMERSVEMVVAMFGILKAGGAYLPLDPAYPGERLSFMLEDSGAKILLTQAHLAEQLPKHSVRQILLDADWAQIAVESAANPAPAAGPHSLAYVIYTSGSTGKPKGVLLEHAGLFNLVHVLHDAFQIDGSTRVLQFASFSFDASVAEVFTVLSAGGTLVLADKNDLLPGPALLKLLNDKQVHNVTLPPSVLAMLSGDDLPHLRTVISAGEACTKEIVERWSTSGRRFVNGYGPTENTVCTTHALLSTGSAVHIGRPNPNVEVYILDSHGQPVPLGVPGELYIGGAMLARGYLNRPELTAEKFVPHLFPSDGGAKLYRSGDLVRWRPDGTIEYLGRLDHQVKVRGFRIELDEIEAQLIRQDGVESSVVIAREDQPGQKRLVAYVTTQEQAALTVPDLRQALKASLPDYMVPSAFVLLTAFPLTPNGKIDRKALPAPDGERAVESAYVAPGSELEQQVTAIWQAVLGLDKIGVHDNFFDLGGHSLLMVKVHERLQQEMKREFSVVEMFKYPTVSALVKFMQQDAAAKPSIQEIRDQASKQREALNKRKQLLKDRRK
- a CDS encoding MupA/Atu3671 family FMN-dependent luciferase-like monooxygenase, with the translated sequence MSSLNDRLKNLTPEQRAVLEKRMKAKGMNTAVVTASKEPSALPESVLAAMGGGQAAAAKKQRPRRTDKGMDFSIFFFSGDGSTEDTDKYRMLIDSVQYADQHGFSAVWTPERHFEDFGGLYPNPSVLSAALAMITQNIQIRAGSVALPLHHPIRFVEEWAVVDNLSGGRTAVSFASGWHPSDFLIAPVPTRDYYNQRKEIMIDNIKTIKKLWAGETVMMTGIDGQEQAVKVLPRPLQDELEIWVATNGSPDTYIKAAETGSHILTGLTNQTLDEFEAKIKLYRETLAQHGYDPEAGKVTVMVHTCVGETNEEIKNKVRDPLKDYLKTFIKQQKNVMGNYDDFSEADQDAIVSYAFDKYFAESSLFGTVDKCSGLIEDLIDIGVNEVACLVDFGISVDDVMSSMNYLGKLKAKYTL
- a CDS encoding type I polyketide synthase; the encoded protein is MSEMLDLQGIAIIGMSGRFPGAKNTREFWENLKNGVESIRPFSDEEVEAGSIDREDPNYVQAGAPLEGAEEFDAAFFDMIKREAETTDPQHRLFLECAYEALEDSGYEGRSYDGRIAVFGGVGRNTYMQNLLSNPDIVGAVGSYQAGIGNDHDFLATRISYKLNLQGPAVTVQTACSTSLVAVHMACQSLLTYESDMALAGGVAVKFPQKAGYLWQEGGIFSPDGHCRAFDENSAGMVVGNGGGVVLLKRLEDAIEDGDEIYAVIRASAINNDGSNKVGYTAPSVDRQEAVISQAIAIADIDPATITYVEAHGTGTALGDPIEVSALTQAFRMSTEEKGYCALGSVKTNVGHLDAAAGVTGLIKTVLSLQHKQLPPSLHFENPNPKIDFANSPFYVNAKLRDWNVPGDTPRRAGVSSFGIGGTNAHVILEEAPALAASDKATERNLLVLSAKTVTALEAMTENLAAHLEANAELNLSDVAYTLQTGRAAYNHRRIVVATHSADAVQALRALDPKQVQSHSLPTSHTPSVAFLFSGQGSQYANMGRGLYETEAVFKAEIDRGAQILKPHLGLDLRDLFFPVAGMEEEAQALLNQTQYTQPSLFVFEYALAQLWLSRGVQPEAMIGHSIGEYVAAVLAGVMSVDEALPLVAARGRLMQAMEPGSMLAIPLPEAEVAELLPSELSIAGVNGPKATVVAGPTAAIEKLEGELQQQELHFKRLDTSHAFHSAMMEPMLKQYAAEVAKVELHAPVLPYLSNVSGTWITAEEATDPGYYVRHLRQAVRFGDNVAELVKQPGRILLEVGPGRSLGTVVKQSLQGTEAEAAVLSTTRHRDEAQTDEAFFLTALGQLWLHGVEADLSSLHEGASRRRLHLPTYPFEKQRYFVEFNKNAFHAPRPAGRLHNVADWFHIPAWQQTAPLQAKQGEAAHFLLLQDETGVGAALADRLKQQGHDVTLVRCGQEFAKGDDGVYTLNPAVRGEYSQLWKELAESEQVPTRLVHLWSLTDGEQSEADAKERGFYALIHFVQALGEQNRTESFQVTVITNSLQQVTSEPILAPERATVLGAVKVIPQEFANITARAIDIELAKAGKLTDRLAAELAQAPSGDTLVAYRGAHRFVQGFDDVQLAEVEAAEVTLRQNGVYLITGATGEIGLHVAEHLAQEYAAKLVLLGSQDFPASENWQDYIAAQADADSSDLTGQAIARLLELGKSAELIYQSVDLTDAAALGAVLAEARERFGVVHGVFHTAELMGSGLIQLKTQEAMETVFAPKVTGTLALAAATRGMELDFFALFSRMLSVTGGFGQVDNTAANAFLGTFARAHSTATGTHTLAIDWGMWQFDNLLQGQPILPEMVAQLQQMQKQFGISAADGMDAFTRILASGLNQVIVSTQHLQTVIDDTNGMNAATYFDSLKGSRTIDANRPYVAPRNDVEEQVAVIWQDLFGVDLVSIHDNFFDLGGNSLLGVQLVTRIRNTFEIDLPMSALFESANVAELSQYIADHQLKPEELDELEALLAEIEGLSEDDIEAELFAGEGME